Proteins from a single region of Oryza brachyantha chromosome 6, ObraRS2, whole genome shotgun sequence:
- the LOC102719308 gene encoding ubiquitin carboxyl-terminal hydrolase 18-like isoform X1, giving the protein MLGGGGGGGGGGGAGLGLDLSAVIRAAVVGLVLFSAAVVAVRRAASRYFVMFAASCDDHHQHHHHSDSPGSYRMPPRGEQQQLQGAGAQAASRGGEPCAACGCIATKKCSGCKRVRYCSQGCQSKHWQSGHKFKCKQMKKSSPADKLSSGDEEDRNKSSVFGPISLVPIRRKLNKVIFPYDEFLKLCNWRDLDYLPCGLLNCGNSCFANVVLQCLSCTRPLAAYLLGMDHSRECYKRHEDWCFLCELQCHIQKASESIHPFAPKNILSHLPNIGGNLGFGRQEDAHEFMRFAIDKMQSACLDEFGGEKAVDPSTQETTLIQHIFGGRLQSQVQCTSCGMVSNRYENMMDLTVEIHGDADSLEECLDQFTAVEWLDGDNKYKCDGCSDYVKAQKRLTVYQAPNILTITLKRFQSGRFGKLNKRVTFPMKLDLTPYMSSTDGSDQYDLYAVVVHLDMLNASFFGHYICYIKNYRGRWYKIDDCKVMAVDEEEVHAQGAYMLLYSRRTARPRPLIAVEELMKHQQQLKVSHPNGQNHLIQEVVPLEGVSSLKPSEDQQVDFESNNISLHPPISTVPLALDENTRADSGFPLEDSTTMRSVQFGNSTCETSLVHSSAEQCEARASCVDSVDYMEIDTEAGVEVERWSRPVSSDFTGVMDNTTLVPALENGFAGKPIPSRINPSFAEGYQIGDNGAGSSQELNGHCDRDFSCPEQGGMTNSGNTSSPSTQCYGNKFATSTNGNYSIRNGDTLSSSNSLHVGKQNVGFNGFNPKPYTEPSGSNADLNKCTPNLPAKDSQGDMPFLHHGFLLRHCSSEKAGKRDDGLPFNNATSSSFMSSKSSNISSSQNGGGKAFSSPSFHAKHCREAAATDTSASPVHDVKTNYNISLEQKSNGAAVSSDLIKESWSPDCTTFGTFYQQRATSGDNASSRPDENGHATFVAKNFSHEGENGSNGIVDLRGGINQRDGIGSKITDQVDFISDALEHDSLRRRITSNFPDQNGIDAQ; this is encoded by the exons ATGctggggggaggcggcggcgggggcggtggtggtggcgcgggcCTGGGCCTCGACCTCTCGGCGGTGAtccgggcggcggtggtcggccTCGTGCTCTTCTcggcggccgtcgtcgccgtgcgccgcgccgcgtcgagGTACTTCGTCATGTTCGCCGCCTCCTGCGACGATCACcaccaacaccaccaccacagtGACAGTCCGGGCTCCTACCGGATGCCGCCTCGCGGGGAGCAACAGCAGCTGCAGGGCGCGGGGGCGCAAGCCGCCAGTCGGGGCGGGGAGCCCTGCGCCGCGTGCGGCTGCATCGCCACCAAAAAGTGCTCCGGGTGCAAGCGCGTGCGGTACTG TTCTCAAGGATGTCAGTCAAAGCATTGGCAATCTGGTCACAAATTCAAGtgcaaacaaatgaaaaaatcaaGTCCTGCTGACAAGCTATCAAGTGGAGACGAGGAAGACAGAAATAAATCATCTGTTTTCGGTCCCATCTCATTAGTGCCCATCCGTAGAAAATTAAACAAG GTCATCTTTCCTTAcgatgaatttttaaaactttgcaACTGGAGGGACCTTGATTATTTACCTTGTGGCCTTTTGAATTGTGGAAACAG TTGCTTTGCCAATGTTGTTTTACAATGTCTTTCATGTACGAGACCACTTGCAGCCTATCTTTTAGGAATGGACCATAGCAGGGAAT GTTATAAGAGACATGAAGATTGGTGTTTCTTGTGCGAACTGCAATGTCATATCCAAAAAGCAAGTGAAAGTATACATCCATTTGCCCCTAAGAACATTCTTTCTCACCTGCCAAATATAGGTGGGAACCTTGGCTTTGGTAGACAAGAGGATGCTCATGAATTCATGAG GTTTGCAATAGATAAGATGCAATCTGCTTGTCTTGATGAATTTGGAGGTGAGAAAGCTGTAGACCCTAGCACGCAAGAGACGACTCTTATTCAGCACATATTTGGTGGTCGTCTGCAATCCCAG GTTCAATGTACCTCATGTGGAATGGTCTCGAATCGCTATGAGAATATGATGGACTTGACAGTTGAAATTCATGGTGACGCTGACTCCTTGGAAGAATGCTTAGATCAGTTTACTGCAGTAGAGTGGCTTGATGGTGATAACAAGTACAAATGTGATGG ATGCAGCGACTATGTCAAAGCACAGAAACGGCTTACAGTTTATCAAGCTCCAAATATACTCACAATTACTCTTAAACGATTCCAG AGTGGTAGATTTGGGAAACTGAACAAGAGAGTTACATTCCCAATGAAGTTAGATCTAACGCCATACATGAGTAGCACCGATGGAAGTGACCAATATGATCTCTATGCTGTTGTTGTTCATCTGGATATGCTCAATGCCTCATTTTTTGGGCATTATATAtgctacataaaaaattaccgAGGACGCTGGTACAAAATTGATGATTGCAAG GTTATGGCTGTTGATGAGGAGGAAGTACATGCTCAAGGTGCTTATATGCTTCTATATAGCAG GAGAACAGCTCGTCCTAGGCCACTAATTGCAGTAGAAGAACTTATGAAACATCAGCAACAGTTGAAAGTGTCCCATCCGAATGGACAAAATCATTTGATACAAGAGGTTGTGCCATTAGAAGGTGTGTCATCTTTGAAACCTTCAGAAGATCAgcaagttgattttgaatccAACAACATATCTTTGCACCCACCAATTTCAACAGTGCCGCTTGCCCTTGATGAAAATACAAGAGCAGATTCAGGTTTTCCATTGGAGGATTCTACAACCATGAGATCTGTGCAGTTTGGCAACTCCACATGTGAAACCTCTTTAGTCCATTCCTCTGCAGAGCAGTGTGAAGCACGTGCCTCATGTGTTGATTCTGTTGACTACATGGAAATTGATACTGAAGCAGGCGTTGAAGTTGAAAGATGGAGCAGGCCTGTCTCAAGTGATTTCACTGGAGTGATGGACAATACTACATTGGTCCCAGCATTGGAGAATGGTTTTGCAGGGAAACCAATACCCTCAAGAATAAATCCATCTTTTGCAGAAGGATATCAAATTGGTGACAACGGTGCTGGTTCCTCCCAAGAGTTGAATGGTCATTGCGATAGAGATTTCAGCTGCCCAGAGCAAGGCGGTATGACCAACAGTGGCAACACATCCTCTCCAAGCACACAATGCTATGGAAATAAGTTTGCAACATCCACCAATGGCAATTATTCTATTAGAAATGGTGATACATTATCTAGCAGCAACTCCTTACATGTGGGCAAGCAGAATGTTGGCTTTAATGGTTTTAATCCAAAACCTTACACTGAACCATCAGGCAGCAACGCAGATCTGAATAAATGTACCCCAAACCTGCCAGCAAAAGATTCCCAAGGGGACATGCCATTCTTACATCATGGCTTCCTTCTAAGGCATTGTTCTAGCGAAAAAGCAGGCAAACGTGATGATGGCTTGCCATTCAATAATGCCACATCATCATCCTTCATGAGTAGCAAATCaagtaatatttcatcttCTCAAAACGGGGGAGGCAAAGCATTCTCCTCTCCTAGTTTTCATGCAAAACATTGCAGGGAGGCAGCTGCCACGGACACCTCTGCAAGCCCTGTGCATGACGTGAAAACGAACTATAACATTTCCTTGGAGCAAAAATCTAATGGTGCTGCAGTATCATCAGACCTGATAAAAGAAAGTTGGAGTCCAGATTGCACGACTTTTGGCACTTTTTACCAACAAAGAGCAACTTCCGGTGATAATGCCAGCAGCCGCCCTGATGAAAATGGGCATGCGACTTTTGTTGCCAAGAATTTCAGTCATGAAGGAGAAAATGGAAGTAATGGAATTGTTGATTTGAGAGGCGGCATTAACCAAAGGGATGGCATAGGATCTAAAATAACTGACCAAGTCGATTTCATCTCTGATGCACTTGAACATGATAGTCTTCGGCGAAGaataacttcaaattttcCTGATCAGAATGGTATTGATGCTCAATAA
- the LOC102719308 gene encoding ubiquitin carboxyl-terminal hydrolase 18-like isoform X2, translated as MKKSSPADKLSSGDEEDRNKSSVFGPISLVPIRRKLNKVIFPYDEFLKLCNWRDLDYLPCGLLNCGNSCFANVVLQCLSCTRPLAAYLLGMDHSRECYKRHEDWCFLCELQCHIQKASESIHPFAPKNILSHLPNIGGNLGFGRQEDAHEFMRFAIDKMQSACLDEFGGEKAVDPSTQETTLIQHIFGGRLQSQVQCTSCGMVSNRYENMMDLTVEIHGDADSLEECLDQFTAVEWLDGDNKYKCDGCSDYVKAQKRLTVYQAPNILTITLKRFQSGRFGKLNKRVTFPMKLDLTPYMSSTDGSDQYDLYAVVVHLDMLNASFFGHYICYIKNYRGRWYKIDDCKVMAVDEEEVHAQGAYMLLYSRRTARPRPLIAVEELMKHQQQLKVSHPNGQNHLIQEVVPLEGVSSLKPSEDQQVDFESNNISLHPPISTVPLALDENTRADSGFPLEDSTTMRSVQFGNSTCETSLVHSSAEQCEARASCVDSVDYMEIDTEAGVEVERWSRPVSSDFTGVMDNTTLVPALENGFAGKPIPSRINPSFAEGYQIGDNGAGSSQELNGHCDRDFSCPEQGGMTNSGNTSSPSTQCYGNKFATSTNGNYSIRNGDTLSSSNSLHVGKQNVGFNGFNPKPYTEPSGSNADLNKCTPNLPAKDSQGDMPFLHHGFLLRHCSSEKAGKRDDGLPFNNATSSSFMSSKSSNISSSQNGGGKAFSSPSFHAKHCREAAATDTSASPVHDVKTNYNISLEQKSNGAAVSSDLIKESWSPDCTTFGTFYQQRATSGDNASSRPDENGHATFVAKNFSHEGENGSNGIVDLRGGINQRDGIGSKITDQVDFISDALEHDSLRRRITSNFPDQNGIDAQ; from the exons atgaaaaaatcaaGTCCTGCTGACAAGCTATCAAGTGGAGACGAGGAAGACAGAAATAAATCATCTGTTTTCGGTCCCATCTCATTAGTGCCCATCCGTAGAAAATTAAACAAG GTCATCTTTCCTTAcgatgaatttttaaaactttgcaACTGGAGGGACCTTGATTATTTACCTTGTGGCCTTTTGAATTGTGGAAACAG TTGCTTTGCCAATGTTGTTTTACAATGTCTTTCATGTACGAGACCACTTGCAGCCTATCTTTTAGGAATGGACCATAGCAGGGAAT GTTATAAGAGACATGAAGATTGGTGTTTCTTGTGCGAACTGCAATGTCATATCCAAAAAGCAAGTGAAAGTATACATCCATTTGCCCCTAAGAACATTCTTTCTCACCTGCCAAATATAGGTGGGAACCTTGGCTTTGGTAGACAAGAGGATGCTCATGAATTCATGAG GTTTGCAATAGATAAGATGCAATCTGCTTGTCTTGATGAATTTGGAGGTGAGAAAGCTGTAGACCCTAGCACGCAAGAGACGACTCTTATTCAGCACATATTTGGTGGTCGTCTGCAATCCCAG GTTCAATGTACCTCATGTGGAATGGTCTCGAATCGCTATGAGAATATGATGGACTTGACAGTTGAAATTCATGGTGACGCTGACTCCTTGGAAGAATGCTTAGATCAGTTTACTGCAGTAGAGTGGCTTGATGGTGATAACAAGTACAAATGTGATGG ATGCAGCGACTATGTCAAAGCACAGAAACGGCTTACAGTTTATCAAGCTCCAAATATACTCACAATTACTCTTAAACGATTCCAG AGTGGTAGATTTGGGAAACTGAACAAGAGAGTTACATTCCCAATGAAGTTAGATCTAACGCCATACATGAGTAGCACCGATGGAAGTGACCAATATGATCTCTATGCTGTTGTTGTTCATCTGGATATGCTCAATGCCTCATTTTTTGGGCATTATATAtgctacataaaaaattaccgAGGACGCTGGTACAAAATTGATGATTGCAAG GTTATGGCTGTTGATGAGGAGGAAGTACATGCTCAAGGTGCTTATATGCTTCTATATAGCAG GAGAACAGCTCGTCCTAGGCCACTAATTGCAGTAGAAGAACTTATGAAACATCAGCAACAGTTGAAAGTGTCCCATCCGAATGGACAAAATCATTTGATACAAGAGGTTGTGCCATTAGAAGGTGTGTCATCTTTGAAACCTTCAGAAGATCAgcaagttgattttgaatccAACAACATATCTTTGCACCCACCAATTTCAACAGTGCCGCTTGCCCTTGATGAAAATACAAGAGCAGATTCAGGTTTTCCATTGGAGGATTCTACAACCATGAGATCTGTGCAGTTTGGCAACTCCACATGTGAAACCTCTTTAGTCCATTCCTCTGCAGAGCAGTGTGAAGCACGTGCCTCATGTGTTGATTCTGTTGACTACATGGAAATTGATACTGAAGCAGGCGTTGAAGTTGAAAGATGGAGCAGGCCTGTCTCAAGTGATTTCACTGGAGTGATGGACAATACTACATTGGTCCCAGCATTGGAGAATGGTTTTGCAGGGAAACCAATACCCTCAAGAATAAATCCATCTTTTGCAGAAGGATATCAAATTGGTGACAACGGTGCTGGTTCCTCCCAAGAGTTGAATGGTCATTGCGATAGAGATTTCAGCTGCCCAGAGCAAGGCGGTATGACCAACAGTGGCAACACATCCTCTCCAAGCACACAATGCTATGGAAATAAGTTTGCAACATCCACCAATGGCAATTATTCTATTAGAAATGGTGATACATTATCTAGCAGCAACTCCTTACATGTGGGCAAGCAGAATGTTGGCTTTAATGGTTTTAATCCAAAACCTTACACTGAACCATCAGGCAGCAACGCAGATCTGAATAAATGTACCCCAAACCTGCCAGCAAAAGATTCCCAAGGGGACATGCCATTCTTACATCATGGCTTCCTTCTAAGGCATTGTTCTAGCGAAAAAGCAGGCAAACGTGATGATGGCTTGCCATTCAATAATGCCACATCATCATCCTTCATGAGTAGCAAATCaagtaatatttcatcttCTCAAAACGGGGGAGGCAAAGCATTCTCCTCTCCTAGTTTTCATGCAAAACATTGCAGGGAGGCAGCTGCCACGGACACCTCTGCAAGCCCTGTGCATGACGTGAAAACGAACTATAACATTTCCTTGGAGCAAAAATCTAATGGTGCTGCAGTATCATCAGACCTGATAAAAGAAAGTTGGAGTCCAGATTGCACGACTTTTGGCACTTTTTACCAACAAAGAGCAACTTCCGGTGATAATGCCAGCAGCCGCCCTGATGAAAATGGGCATGCGACTTTTGTTGCCAAGAATTTCAGTCATGAAGGAGAAAATGGAAGTAATGGAATTGTTGATTTGAGAGGCGGCATTAACCAAAGGGATGGCATAGGATCTAAAATAACTGACCAAGTCGATTTCATCTCTGATGCACTTGAACATGATAGTCTTCGGCGAAGaataacttcaaattttcCTGATCAGAATGGTATTGATGCTCAATAA